One part of the Granulicella arctica genome encodes these proteins:
- a CDS encoding TonB-dependent receptor has product MKQLSRLISALALFAIVLFCPGVRAQVTGARLTGLVTDATGAAIPQAQITITNTGTNATTRVVSDAQGEYTVPSLPAGPYKIASTATGFAETLQTNITLTIGQSATLNIVLKTGGTNDTITVSSNPTIINASTAEISAVVNEDSIKELPLNGRDPSSLVFLTTGVTNELQSQASTLPTTNSFPTQSSGSAGGGRQGSTYYLLDGVTNMDYFALLAAPFPNADATQEFRVISNNFDARYGFSPGAVVSIQSKGGSNSFHGGAFEFLRNDVLNASDYFSHQVDSLKRNQFGGYLGGPIIKDKLFFFANYQGTRASTVATENTTYTPTQAMLNGDFSAVAVDLKAPFATVNGKRNQINPALFSPGAVALAASLPLGGDAATGLTNFVSPKKRASFDEGTGRIDYNINDRQRVFVRNFMYNFNQPGAGIPGNLLAGVQGLHGIYINDAVNHSWTISQNLLNSITAFYQSFDFGSGTPLFSKSGVQECLSNYIDVSDPPGSCYMGGISAIDGNSLYGGALGFTLFGGSVNDTKRRNWGFSDTLTFTHGKHTMYFGTDVLHRYTHESSGYGANPGLNIANSFTGFTLSDFLMGDVQSFSQNAGESGSVKGWMTGFYAQDQYKLRPNLTINAGLRWDPYTPLSIEGGRGAAFVPGQQSTRYPNAPVGVVFPGDTGINSAIMPTSWLYFEPRIGIAFQPLPKTSVRAGFGMFTTPLEDASYNHVYDTAPFNPSFSLNAGSSPISFDHPWNGFNSTNSSPFPPFASPSVVPASTSTFTTPMQLGAVFPKNFRVAMVQSWNLSVEQQFTDTLALHVAYVGSQTYHLATPIELNPGANSDPTTTSGVTTYANDNRSMTNFGSIIQVQIGGTSSYNSLQVGIEKRLSHNIQVQSNFTWSHTFDVGGSGDPSFESSVSDPHNIGHDHGPSSLNYPTVSVTNFTYEAPKFEGFNPLVRNVIGGWSLSGLVTLQSGPPFTINGGNGNNNSGFLVYQDRADLTGQPLQVRQGNKSNWLNHYFNAAAFKENAVNTAGNSPKYLIQGAPIYTADLGVQKVWKYQERYGLQFRFEAFNALNHPSYGQPDSNPDDSNFGQITSTGAIPARVAQAALKLTF; this is encoded by the coding sequence ATGAAACAACTCTCACGACTCATCTCCGCACTGGCGCTATTCGCCATCGTCCTATTCTGTCCAGGAGTCAGGGCGCAGGTCACCGGCGCTAGACTCACTGGCCTCGTCACAGATGCAACCGGCGCAGCCATCCCGCAAGCTCAGATCACCATCACGAACACCGGAACCAACGCAACCACCAGAGTCGTCTCAGACGCGCAGGGCGAGTACACTGTGCCTTCCTTGCCTGCCGGACCCTACAAAATCGCATCAACTGCAACCGGCTTTGCGGAGACCCTGCAAACCAATATCACCCTTACCATCGGACAAAGCGCCACGCTCAACATCGTCCTCAAGACCGGGGGCACGAACGACACCATTACCGTCAGCTCGAACCCCACAATCATCAACGCAAGCACCGCTGAGATCAGCGCGGTCGTCAACGAAGACTCGATCAAAGAGCTGCCGTTGAACGGTCGCGATCCTTCAAGCCTCGTCTTCCTCACAACGGGTGTCACCAACGAGCTCCAGTCACAAGCCTCTACCTTGCCCACTACCAACTCCTTCCCCACCCAGTCCAGCGGCTCAGCCGGCGGCGGACGGCAGGGAAGCACCTACTACCTGCTCGACGGCGTCACCAACATGGACTACTTCGCGCTGCTCGCCGCGCCATTCCCCAACGCCGACGCCACCCAGGAGTTCCGTGTTATCTCAAACAACTTCGACGCTCGTTACGGCTTCTCGCCAGGCGCAGTCGTCAGCATCCAGAGCAAGGGCGGCTCGAACTCCTTCCACGGAGGGGCCTTCGAGTTCCTCCGCAACGACGTACTTAACGCCTCTGACTACTTCAGCCATCAGGTCGACTCGCTGAAGCGTAACCAGTTTGGTGGCTATCTCGGCGGTCCAATCATCAAGGACAAGCTCTTCTTCTTCGCCAACTACCAGGGCACCCGCGCCAGCACCGTGGCCACCGAGAACACCACCTACACGCCCACACAAGCCATGCTCAACGGAGACTTCAGCGCCGTCGCCGTCGATCTCAAAGCGCCCTTCGCAACCGTCAACGGCAAGCGCAACCAGATCAACCCAGCCCTGTTCAGCCCTGGCGCTGTCGCACTCGCAGCCTCGCTTCCCCTCGGTGGAGACGCCGCAACCGGCCTGACCAACTTCGTTAGCCCCAAGAAACGCGCTAGCTTCGATGAGGGCACCGGCCGCATCGACTACAACATCAACGATCGCCAACGCGTCTTCGTGCGCAATTTCATGTACAACTTCAATCAACCCGGAGCCGGCATCCCCGGCAATCTTCTGGCCGGCGTACAGGGCCTGCACGGTATCTATATCAATGACGCCGTCAATCACTCCTGGACCATCAGCCAGAATCTCCTCAACAGCATCACCGCCTTCTACCAGTCCTTCGACTTTGGCTCCGGCACACCCCTCTTCAGCAAGAGCGGCGTACAGGAGTGCCTCTCGAACTACATCGATGTATCCGATCCTCCGGGCTCCTGCTACATGGGCGGCATCTCCGCCATCGACGGTAACTCACTCTATGGTGGCGCTCTAGGCTTCACCCTCTTCGGTGGATCCGTCAACGATACGAAGCGGAGGAACTGGGGCTTCTCAGACACCCTGACCTTTACTCACGGCAAGCACACCATGTACTTCGGAACCGATGTCCTGCACCGCTACACGCACGAGAGCTCCGGCTACGGTGCAAATCCTGGCCTGAACATCGCCAACTCCTTTACTGGCTTTACCCTCTCGGACTTCCTCATGGGTGACGTCCAGAGCTTCTCGCAGAACGCAGGTGAGAGCGGCAGCGTCAAAGGCTGGATGACGGGTTTCTACGCGCAGGACCAGTACAAGCTGCGTCCCAACCTGACCATCAACGCGGGCCTGCGCTGGGATCCCTACACGCCGCTTAGCATCGAGGGCGGCCGTGGCGCTGCCTTCGTCCCCGGCCAACAGAGCACCCGTTATCCCAATGCCCCCGTAGGCGTTGTCTTCCCGGGCGACACGGGCATCAACTCCGCTATCATGCCCACGTCGTGGCTCTACTTTGAGCCGCGCATCGGCATTGCCTTCCAACCTCTTCCGAAGACCTCCGTCCGCGCAGGCTTCGGGATGTTCACAACGCCTCTCGAAGACGCGAGCTACAACCACGTTTACGACACCGCACCCTTCAATCCATCCTTCTCCCTCAACGCCGGGTCAAGCCCTATCTCCTTCGATCACCCCTGGAACGGATTCAACTCCACGAACTCGAGCCCTTTTCCTCCATTCGCCTCGCCGAGCGTAGTGCCGGCTTCTACCTCCACCTTCACGACACCCATGCAACTCGGCGCAGTCTTCCCGAAAAACTTCCGTGTCGCTATGGTGCAAAGCTGGAATCTATCGGTAGAGCAGCAGTTCACCGATACGCTCGCCCTTCACGTCGCCTACGTGGGCAGCCAAACCTATCACCTCGCCACACCGATCGAACTGAACCCCGGTGCCAACAGCGATCCCACCACCACCAGCGGCGTCACGACCTACGCCAACGACAACCGCTCCATGACAAACTTTGGCTCGATCATTCAGGTACAGATCGGTGGCACCTCCAGCTACAACTCACTTCAGGTAGGCATCGAGAAGCGTCTATCGCATAACATCCAGGTGCAATCGAACTTCACCTGGTCTCATACCTTTGATGTAGGTGGATCAGGCGACCCATCCTTCGAGTCGAGCGTCAGCGACCCGCATAACATCGGCCACGACCACGGCCCGTCCAGTCTCAACTATCCGACCGTCTCGGTCACCAACTTCACCTACGAAGCTCCGAAGTTCGAAGGCTTCAACCCACTTGTACGCAATGTCATCGGTGGCTGGTCGCTCAGCGGACTAGTGACTTTGCAGTCCGGACCACCCTTCACCATCAACGGCGGCAACGGAAACAATAACTCCGGCTTCCTGGTCTACCAGGATCGTGCCGACCTCACTGGTCAGCCACTCCAGGTTCGTCAGGGAAACAAATCGAACTGGCTCAACCATTACTTCAATGCGGCAGCGTTCAAGGAGAATGCAGTCAACACTGCCGGAAACTCTCCCAAGTACCTCATCCAGGGCGCTCCGATCTACACCGCCGATCTCGGCGTTCAGAAGGTCTGGAAGTACCAGGAACGCTATGGGCTACAGTTCCGCTTCGAAGCCTTCAACGCACTCAACCATCCCAGCTACGGTCAGCCGGACTCAAACCCGGATGACTCGAACTTCGGTCAGATCACCTCTACCGGGGCCATCCCCGCACGAGTCGCCCAGGCCGCACTAAAGCTCACCTTCTAA
- a CDS encoding acyltransferase family protein — MSTATAPPSLSIKPKTRLLSIDVLRGLTVAFMILVNNNGNNDLAYRSLNHSPWNGFTPTDLVFPTFLFIMGISMVLSFSAHRAKATSNAVMLTSIVRRFVLLVFFGLVVNGFPYFHLGTLRIYGVLQRIAVCYLLAALLQLVTDRIAPRVALFIAAVLGYWVLLRFVPVPGHGVPGRDFPLLDHDINLVAWLDRHIFPHRLFELTRDPEGLLSDLPAFGTTLLGLLAGAWIKQARPAGQKLFGLLGAGIVLVVAGLLWSQNLPLNKKLWTSSYVLYAGGLSMLLLAVSYYIVEIRQSRGRWTYPLLVFGTNAITAYVISELLSSAVSVFKVNQTQSFQEYVYLNYFMHLGTPALGSLVYSILFVAICFIPAWLLHRKRIFIKL, encoded by the coding sequence ATGTCGACAGCGACCGCACCCCCGTCCCTCTCCATCAAACCGAAGACGCGTCTGCTGTCGATCGACGTCCTGCGCGGCCTCACCGTCGCCTTCATGATCCTCGTCAACAACAACGGGAACAACGACCTGGCGTACCGTTCTCTGAACCACTCGCCATGGAACGGCTTCACTCCAACCGACCTCGTCTTCCCCACCTTCCTCTTCATCATGGGCATCTCAATGGTGCTCTCCTTCAGCGCACACCGCGCCAAAGCCACGAGCAACGCCGTTATGCTCACCAGCATCGTGCGACGCTTCGTTCTACTCGTCTTCTTCGGCCTTGTCGTCAATGGTTTTCCCTACTTCCATCTCGGCACCCTGCGCATCTACGGAGTCCTCCAGCGCATCGCCGTCTGTTATCTGCTCGCTGCGCTGTTACAGCTCGTGACCGACCGCATCGCACCTCGCGTCGCGCTGTTCATAGCTGCCGTGCTTGGCTATTGGGTGCTTCTACGCTTCGTCCCAGTACCGGGCCACGGTGTTCCTGGTAGAGACTTTCCGCTCCTTGATCACGACATCAACCTGGTCGCCTGGCTTGATCGTCACATCTTCCCGCATCGCCTCTTTGAGCTCACACGCGATCCAGAAGGTCTCCTCAGCGATCTCCCAGCCTTCGGCACAACGCTCCTCGGACTCCTGGCCGGAGCCTGGATCAAGCAAGCGCGTCCCGCAGGACAAAAGCTCTTCGGCCTGCTTGGAGCAGGCATCGTCTTGGTCGTCGCCGGTCTGCTCTGGTCCCAAAACCTCCCTCTCAACAAGAAGCTCTGGACCAGCTCCTACGTGCTCTACGCCGGCGGCCTCAGCATGCTTCTACTTGCCGTCAGTTACTACATCGTAGAGATCCGCCAGTCGCGTGGTCGCTGGACCTACCCTCTGCTCGTCTTCGGCACAAACGCAATCACCGCGTACGTCATCTCCGAGCTTCTCTCTTCTGCCGTCTCAGTCTTCAAGGTCAACCAGACGCAAAGCTTCCAGGAGTACGTCTACTTAAACTACTTCATGCACCTCGGCACGCCAGCCCTCGGATCTCTCGTCTACTCCATCCTCTTCGTCGCCATATGCTTCATCCCGGCATGGCTGCTCCATCGCAAACGCATCTTCATCAAGCTCTAA
- a CDS encoding alpha-N-acetylglucosaminidase: MWTRRKFIELSCAGAALAASPASGESAVSSKSLDTSSPAPGKAPERGAIRPASEAAVEACRGVLNRQLGNRAAEFDLHLLPSVDGHEVYELSASDGRVTVSGSSGVSLCRGVYSYLRQQCHAMITWSGRNLDLPAQLPDVAHHRVICPYKFVQYLNPCTYGYTMAFWDWPRWERELDWMALRGINMPLALEGQEVIWNRVWLSLGLTQAEIDTFSVGPAHLPWHRMGNINNLAGPLPQHFIEEKRLLQRMVLDRMRELGMKPVAPAFAGFVPQGFKRLHPNVETFTLLWLPEEFKTIPRSTRTFILHPDQQELYRQIGKKFIDEYKAEYGEVEYYLADTFNELAVPVREDHRYEDLERFGRTVFEGIQAGDPKGTWVMQGWLFVYDSVFWNNESVEALLRGIPNDRMLIIDYANDLTPAVQGKYSPGQWKLQKAFFGKQWINGMAHTFGGNNNIKGNLKLMATEPSTVLASPEHGNLVGWGICPEGIETNEVVYELMTDAGWQSEAIDLSTWIPAYCRSRYGACPPAMQQAWTLLLESAYSSHIWMTKQAWQGEPSVHPIAASVDSGPTFQHAVELFLSCAPQLGQNELYRNDLIELIAQAAGGGVDKALALAVQAGDAKQDEVAVMHAGRAVEWMRRIDGLMNLRPDRRLETWIQAARAYAKADDEATFYDENARLLITTWGWPELSDYASRVWSGLIRDYYAARWEAWFSSRHTGRSFSLDLWQQTWLSSPYRPSKPLPVPDLIAESHALLTEIERLS; this comes from the coding sequence ATGTGGACGCGACGTAAATTCATCGAGCTCTCCTGCGCCGGAGCTGCGCTCGCCGCTTCCCCTGCTTCTGGAGAGTCGGCTGTATCCAGCAAGAGCCTGGATACCTCTAGCCCTGCTCCTGGCAAGGCCCCAGAGAGAGGAGCAATCAGGCCAGCGTCCGAGGCTGCCGTCGAAGCCTGTCGTGGCGTCCTCAACCGCCAGCTCGGCAATCGGGCAGCGGAGTTCGATCTGCACCTCCTGCCATCCGTCGACGGGCACGAGGTCTACGAGCTCTCCGCCAGCGACGGACGTGTAACTGTCTCCGGCAGTAGTGGCGTCAGCCTGTGCCGAGGTGTCTACAGCTACCTCCGCCAGCAGTGCCATGCCATGATCACCTGGAGCGGCCGCAATCTCGACCTCCCCGCACAGCTCCCTGACGTCGCCCACCATCGCGTCATCTGCCCATATAAGTTCGTCCAGTATCTGAACCCCTGCACCTACGGTTACACAATGGCCTTCTGGGATTGGCCGCGCTGGGAACGCGAGCTCGACTGGATGGCCCTTCGTGGCATCAACATGCCCCTGGCTCTCGAAGGTCAAGAGGTCATCTGGAACCGTGTCTGGCTCTCGCTTGGACTGACACAAGCTGAGATCGACACCTTCTCCGTCGGGCCCGCCCACCTGCCCTGGCATCGTATGGGTAACATCAATAACCTCGCCGGACCCCTGCCGCAGCATTTCATCGAAGAAAAACGCCTCCTACAGCGCATGGTCCTGGACCGCATGCGCGAGCTCGGCATGAAGCCGGTCGCGCCAGCTTTCGCGGGCTTCGTCCCCCAGGGTTTCAAACGCCTCCACCCGAACGTCGAAACATTTACCCTGCTCTGGCTCCCCGAGGAGTTCAAGACCATCCCGCGCAGCACGCGCACCTTCATCCTCCATCCCGACCAGCAGGAGCTATACCGCCAGATCGGCAAGAAGTTCATCGACGAGTACAAAGCCGAGTACGGCGAGGTCGAGTACTACCTGGCCGACACCTTCAACGAGCTCGCTGTCCCAGTCCGCGAAGACCACCGCTACGAAGATCTCGAACGCTTCGGCCGAACCGTCTTCGAAGGCATCCAGGCCGGCGATCCCAAGGGAACCTGGGTCATGCAGGGCTGGCTCTTCGTATACGACTCCGTCTTCTGGAACAACGAGTCGGTCGAGGCACTCCTGCGCGGCATTCCGAACGACCGCATGCTCATCATCGACTACGCCAACGACCTCACGCCCGCAGTCCAGGGAAAATACTCGCCCGGCCAGTGGAAGCTCCAGAAGGCGTTCTTCGGCAAACAGTGGATCAATGGCATGGCCCACACCTTCGGTGGCAACAACAACATCAAGGGCAACCTGAAGCTGATGGCGACCGAGCCTTCAACCGTCCTCGCCAGCCCCGAACACGGCAACCTCGTCGGCTGGGGCATATGCCCCGAGGGCATCGAGACCAACGAGGTCGTCTACGAGCTGATGACCGATGCAGGATGGCAGTCCGAAGCGATCGACCTGTCCACTTGGATCCCAGCCTACTGTCGCTCGCGCTACGGTGCCTGTCCGCCCGCGATGCAGCAGGCATGGACTCTACTGCTCGAAAGCGCCTACAGCTCGCACATCTGGATGACCAAGCAGGCATGGCAGGGAGAGCCGAGCGTGCACCCAATCGCCGCCTCGGTCGACTCCGGCCCGACCTTCCAACACGCCGTGGAGCTCTTCCTCTCCTGTGCTCCTCAGCTTGGGCAGAACGAGCTTTATCGTAACGACCTCATCGAGCTCATCGCTCAAGCAGCCGGAGGCGGCGTAGATAAGGCCCTCGCTCTTGCAGTTCAGGCCGGTGACGCAAAACAAGACGAAGTCGCCGTCATGCACGCAGGCCGCGCCGTGGAATGGATGCGCCGCATCGACGGGCTGATGAATCTCAGACCCGACCGGCGCCTCGAGACCTGGATACAGGCGGCACGCGCCTACGCCAAGGCAGACGATGAGGCAACCTTCTACGACGAGAATGCCCGCCTGCTAATCACCACCTGGGGATGGCCAGAGCTCTCGGACTACGCCTCTCGCGTCTGGTCCGGCCTCATCCGCGACTACTACGCCGCTCGCTGGGAAGCATGGTTCTCAAGCCGTCACACCGGCCGCTCCTTCTCGCTCGACCTCTGGCAACAGACCTGGCTCTCCTCTCCGTACCGGCCCAGCAAGCCGCTCCCGGTCCCCGATCTCATCGCCGAATCACACGCCCTGTTGACCGAAATTGAACGTTTGTCTTAG
- a CDS encoding LytR/AlgR family response regulator transcription factor: MKIRVLVVDDEPLARQGVALRLQHHRDIEIIGECVNGREAQEFILKQKPDLVFLDIQMPYLNGIDLLRSLPLEAHPFVIFLTAFDEYVLRAFEVHAIDYLLKPVDDARFSAALQHARRVLDNQGAAEYRERMQKLLRTDQEETTQPQLRELSVRIGKQVRFVNVDEIDWIEAQGDYAEIHVGTRTHLIRESLSVLSSRLDAAAFIRIHRGAIVRVNRIASISSLPNRDCCVTLQNGTALRVSRTYSDHLRKLLRNKAALRMNSLSADRTASR, from the coding sequence ATGAAGATCAGGGTACTTGTTGTCGATGATGAACCGCTTGCCAGACAAGGCGTGGCACTTCGGCTGCAACACCACCGGGACATCGAGATCATCGGGGAGTGTGTCAATGGGCGTGAAGCTCAGGAGTTCATCCTCAAACAAAAGCCGGACCTCGTCTTTCTTGATATCCAAATGCCATATCTGAATGGCATCGATCTCCTGCGCTCCTTGCCCCTGGAAGCGCATCCCTTCGTCATCTTTCTTACGGCGTTCGATGAATATGTGTTGCGAGCATTCGAAGTGCATGCGATCGATTACCTGCTCAAACCAGTGGATGACGCACGTTTTTCCGCAGCGCTACAGCACGCGCGGCGTGTTCTAGACAATCAGGGAGCAGCAGAGTATCGCGAACGGATGCAGAAGCTACTACGCACAGACCAGGAAGAGACCACACAACCTCAGCTGCGTGAGCTCAGCGTGCGCATTGGCAAACAAGTGCGCTTCGTGAACGTAGACGAAATCGATTGGATTGAAGCACAGGGCGACTATGCCGAAATTCATGTAGGAACACGCACTCACCTGATTCGTGAGTCACTGAGTGTACTGAGCAGCCGACTCGACGCCGCCGCGTTCATCCGAATCCATCGCGGGGCCATCGTGCGCGTCAACCGCATTGCAAGCATCTCTTCGCTGCCCAACCGCGACTGCTGTGTGACGCTACAGAATGGAACAGCCCTGCGCGTAAGTAGGACATATAGCGACCATCTGCGGAAGCTGCTGCGGAATAAGGCAGCTCTTCGCATGAATTCCCTGTCGGCAGATAGAACAGCCAGCCGATAG
- a CDS encoding sensor histidine kinase encodes MKRTDSNLRFLRFWPLQLTGWGTYIGVNVLCSLPWWRRLDYDAFRGAFLLSSFLASFPMYWLCHLLWKRHARFWTVALACMLASFPLGMLCSASAFEAAVQLGRGRPPFKWVDVITATPSGWYALIAWVSFYFGIKHYLALEEKHRQLIATEIMAQEAQLRALRFQLQPHFLFNTLNAISTLVLNNQPFAATEMIGKLAHLLRSTLDAPDLHTIPLSDELAVTEEYLAIEEVRFGDRLTVRWDIDQTLVDTIVPRLILQPLVENAVRHGIARRPQGGFILVKTRREGNRLELLIENEPPEESAAMLLDGVPRIGGVGLENVRKRLEQMYGAESSMHTTSNARGNYEVVLRMPLSMNRNSTEYNLSQSGL; translated from the coding sequence TTGAAAAGAACTGATTCCAATCTGCGTTTTCTGCGCTTCTGGCCCTTGCAACTGACGGGGTGGGGAACCTACATCGGCGTAAATGTGTTGTGCTCTCTGCCTTGGTGGCGCAGGCTCGATTACGATGCCTTTCGCGGCGCCTTCCTCTTGAGCAGTTTTCTCGCAAGCTTCCCCATGTATTGGCTTTGCCACCTCCTCTGGAAGCGCCATGCACGCTTTTGGACGGTTGCTCTCGCGTGCATGCTGGCATCTTTTCCGCTTGGGATGCTGTGCTCGGCAAGCGCCTTTGAAGCAGCAGTGCAACTCGGCCGGGGACGGCCGCCGTTCAAGTGGGTCGATGTCATTACAGCCACGCCCAGCGGGTGGTATGCGCTTATCGCCTGGGTTTCGTTCTACTTCGGCATCAAGCACTACCTCGCACTCGAAGAGAAGCACCGTCAACTGATTGCAACAGAAATTATGGCGCAGGAAGCACAATTGCGCGCACTCCGCTTTCAGCTGCAACCGCATTTCCTCTTCAATACTCTGAACGCGATCTCAACCCTGGTACTCAACAACCAACCATTCGCCGCTACCGAAATGATTGGGAAACTCGCGCACCTGCTGCGCAGCACGCTGGATGCGCCAGATCTCCACACAATTCCTTTGAGCGATGAACTTGCGGTCACCGAGGAGTATCTCGCGATCGAGGAGGTTCGCTTTGGTGACCGTCTCACTGTGCGTTGGGACATCGATCAGACGCTCGTTGATACCATCGTGCCTCGGCTCATCCTGCAGCCACTGGTTGAAAACGCGGTGCGCCACGGCATTGCGCGTCGGCCGCAGGGAGGATTTATTCTTGTGAAGACGCGCCGCGAAGGAAACCGCCTGGAGTTGTTGATTGAAAATGAGCCGCCGGAAGAGTCCGCAGCCATGCTGTTAGACGGAGTCCCACGAATAGGCGGCGTTGGTCTCGAAAATGTGCGCAAGCGGCTCGAGCAGATGTACGGCGCTGAGAGCAGCATGCACACCACCAGCAATGCGCGCGGCAACTACGAGGTTGTGTTGCGGATGCCGCTATCAATGAATAGGAATAGCACCGAGTACAATCTATCGCAGTCAGGCCTATGA